The following proteins come from a genomic window of Triticum aestivum cultivar Chinese Spring chromosome 6A, IWGSC CS RefSeq v2.1, whole genome shotgun sequence:
- the LOC123130715 gene encoding CBS domain-containing protein CBSX5 yields the protein MAASILSHVVSDLCIGKPAVRVLPPSTPIAAALATLRAGADPFVFVDAAPPDAKKAAALSVVKVSVAEILCYVCGDGGNLGDPAAALRRPVSVLTAVVGDHGVTRRVDPQTSLLDAIDALLANNSHSLLVPLHARARKKHHHASAGYCVLTQQDIVRHLFGSISLFAPVAALSVASLGLVRRDDAHAVHVDDDALDAIPLLQRSIGHGTAVAVVADDDALVGEICPGVLGSCDDVESVSAAFAALSAGDAMTYIDCYFSPPEFLLRSIRAELTDKGLHAMCDLMDAAYTTDVAALSSSSTSSDEECLPLAPARRARKMSSGSFRWRSTEDVAACHAGSSLVAVMAQALAHRVGHVWVIDELTGALVGVVSCADVLAVLRDHLRPECYADDL from the exons ATGGCTGCGAGCATTCTGTCCCACGTTGTCTCCGACCTCTGCATCGGCAAGCCGGCGGTGCGTGTGCTGCCACCGTCGACTCCCATCGCGGCGGCCCTCGCCACGCTCCGCGCCGGCGCCGACCCATTCGTCTTCGTGGACGCTGCACCCCCGGACGCGAAGAAGGCGGCCGCGTTGTCCGTCGTCAAGGTCAGCGTCGCGGAGATCCTGTGCTACGTCTGCGGCGACGGCGGCAACCTCGGCGACCCCGCGGCCGCGCTCCGCCGGCCCGTGTCCGTGCTCACCGCCGTGGTTGGCGATCACGGCGTCACCCGCCGAGTGGATCCACAGACGAG CCTGCTCGACGCCATCGACGCGCTGCTGGCCAACAACTCGCACAGCCTGCTCGTCCCGCTCCACGCCCGGGCCCGAAAGAAGCACCACCACGCCTCCGCCGGCTACTGCGTGCTGACGCAGCAAGACATCGTCCGGCACCTCTTCGGCTCCATCTCCCTCTTCGCCCCGGTCGCCGCGCTCTCCGTGGCCTCCCTCGGCCTCGTGCGCCGGGACGACGCGCACGCCGTCCACGTCGACGACGACGCGCTCGACGCCATCCCTCTCCTGCAGAGGTCCATCGGGCACGGCACCGCCGTGGCCGTCGTGGCGGACGACGACGCGCTCGTCGGAGAGATCTGCCCGGGCGTGCTCGGCTCCTGCGACGACGTCGAGTCCGTGTCCGCCGCCTTCGCCGCGCTCTCGGCCGGCGACGCCATGACGTACATCGACTGCTACTTCTCGCCGCCCGAGTTCCTGCTCCGCTCCATCAGAGCCGAGCTCACGGACAAGGGGCTTCATGCCATGTGCGACCTCATGGATGCCGCCTACACGACGGACGTTGCAGCTCTGTCGTCGTCGTCAACGTCATCTGACGAGGAGTGTTTGCCGTTGGCGCCTGCGAGACGCGCGAGGAAGATGTCGTCGGGAAGCTTCCGGTGGCGGTCGACGGAGGACGTGGCGGCGTGTCATGCTGGGAGTTCGCTGGTCGCCGTCATGGCCCAAGCGCTCGCGCACCGAGTCGGGCATGTTTGGGTCATCGATGAGCTCACCGGCGCTCTAGTCGGAGTCGTCAGCTGCGCCGATGTGCTTGCTGTGCTCCGGGACCATCTCCGTCCAGAGTGCTACGCAGATGATTTGTGA